From the genome of Candidatus Obscuribacterales bacterium:
CTGTCATAGGAGGTTCGGAGGGAGGTTGGTCAGCGGATATCTGGGCAGGACGATCAACCGTCAGCGGAACGTCAAGGCCAAAGAGCGGTTCCTGCAACTCTTGGGCGATCGCCTCTAGGCGTTCTTGGAGTTCCAGCAACGTTTCGAGATCACCCAGCTCTAAGTCAGCACAGAGTTTAGACAATGCACCCAGTTGTGTGCGCTGAGACTGTTGAAAAAGGTTCTGCCACAGCGAGCCTAGGTCTTTTAGACTCGGAGCATGGCCTGGATAGTCAGCATGTAGTCGTTGCAGACACAATACCTGACCCTCATCAATATGTAGGTTATTAGGCTCTAGCACACTGGCACTATAACCACACGCTTCTAAAACTTCCCACAGCTTGGTCATGTCATATAGCCACGTCAGCACCTGAAACGGCGCAACGTCTTCATTCTTCATGCAGTGAAGCAAGGTGGGAAAGGTTGAACGGTCTTCTAAGACCACCACACTCATCGATCGTTCTGCATAGTCTTGCACCCAGGCATCATGCAGCTGCGGCATAGCTGGATACAGCTCATCTTGCAAGTCTAGATAGGCCCCCGCCGTTTTGGGAACTTGGCTAATATCTGGGGGCACACAGCCACTGTTGAGACCTAAGGAAACCTCACGCTCAGATGGGCTGGCAATAGACTCAGACATGCCCACGGGCAAGCCAGCAATCGATTGATCTAACTGCTCTAGGTAGGAGGGCTGATTGGCACGGCGATCAATCACCCGCACGTTAATTTCTAGGGTAGACGCCACCGCTGCGGATAGATCAGGGAGTGGCTCTAATAGCTGATAGCGATCGCCTGGGTCTAGGTATTCACCTACCTCTCGCCCCACCGCCGCCGGCATTGGCTGCGTCACGGAGCTTTGGGTCATCACCAAGGGCTTGGGAGGCGCTGTCAAACACAAAACTGCTAGCCACTGCTCTAAAGCTGGAGAAACATCTGATAGAGCAACGTCGGCCGTAGATTTTTCCAGATCCAGCGCCAAGCCATCCAGCGGAGCACCACACTTTTGACAAAACTTGTGATTGTCAGGGTTTTCAAACTGGCACTGAGAGCAGACAAGCATTGTGAGACTCCTTCAAGTTTCGCCAAGCATTCTGGAGACGGGATCGTAATCGTGGCCAAGCGACGTAACCCAATATTACCGAGTTTTCTCCATTCCAACCTAAATCTACGTGAGTTCAACGGAGATGATCCTGCGCCCGTAAAACGAGTCTTAATGAAGACGGTAGATACCTCACTGAAGTATGGCTGAAGCATCTTTGAACCGTCAGGTTATTGGCATGGTCTAGACAGTGGGCATCTAGCTAGGTTTCGGCAGGCTCAGCCCGAACAATTCTGTCTCAGCTTCAACGGTAGCCTATCCGTTCGTCCTGAACTGCTTGCGGGCCCTGGGTGCGACAAGCCCAAACCGTAACGTCATCGAACCCGCGTTAAGCCTGGTTATGGGACTCATAACCTAGAATCTAGTATGACTTGCCACCAGAATAGTGACTTACATTTTTTCTAGGGTACCCATTATCTCCAGGAATCTACCAGGGTGCAATGCAACCCCCAACAGACTGATTGCCCAACCCGACCCCTGCCATACCTTAATCCATTGCGATCGCCCTCATAGCCCTCAACGCCATGAAGAGATTTGACTCACCGCCCCTAAGCAACAGTTCAACCTTTACCCTAGGAGGGTTAGGGTCACAGATTGGCGCGTGGGCAGGGTTGCAAGATTAAGACATGGCTCTAACCGTGAGGACCCACCCCTATCCCTCCGCCATCGCGATCCTCAATGCCCTTTCTAGCCATAAACCATGAATGATCAACAACCCCCACGT
Proteins encoded in this window:
- a CDS encoding zinc-ribbon domain-containing protein codes for the protein MLVCSQCQFENPDNHKFCQKCGAPLDGLALDLEKSTADVALSDVSPALEQWLAVLCLTAPPKPLVMTQSSVTQPMPAAVGREVGEYLDPGDRYQLLEPLPDLSAAVASTLEINVRVIDRRANQPSYLEQLDQSIAGLPVGMSESIASPSEREVSLGLNSGCVPPDISQVPKTAGAYLDLQDELYPAMPQLHDAWVQDYAERSMSVVVLEDRSTFPTLLHCMKNEDVAPFQVLTWLYDMTKLWEVLEACGYSASVLEPNNLHIDEGQVLCLQRLHADYPGHAPSLKDLGSLWQNLFQQSQRTQLGALSKLCADLELGDLETLLELQERLEAIAQELQEPLFGLDVPLTVDRPAQISADQPPSEPPMT